A single window of Solanum dulcamara chromosome 5, daSolDulc1.2, whole genome shotgun sequence DNA harbors:
- the LOC129890550 gene encoding uncharacterized protein LOC129890550, translating to MIVVAIEAALYPIWVQVTRQSLTLSDHALCLNTFTARAEERELAKGRLDNLVALRADIRDLRRDMDEMKSMDFLMAWSGGDDPEVTSSDLPPAYRVVSFLLPPSSMIGVDVDVVEDYDEPPETNEELPVANSLEDPSLVKPTPILLEDTLGTDSPLEEISVVQRYP from the exons ATGATCGTCGTGGCTATTGAGGCTGCCCTTTACCCTATATGGGTACAGGTGACAAgacaaagtttgactttgagTGATCATGCGCTTTGTTTGAATACTTTCACCGCTCGAGCTGAGGAGCGAGAGCTAGCTAAGGGTCGTTTAGATAATTTGGTAGCCCTACGGGCTGATATTCGTGATTTGAGAAGGGATATGGATGAGATGAAGTCCATGGACTTTTTAATGGCTTGGAGTGGTGGTGATGACCCCGAGGTTACAAGTTCAGATTTGCCTCCGGCATACAGAGTTGTTAGTTTTTTGCTCCCTCCATCTTCTATGATcggagttgatgttgatgttgttgaggaTTATGATGAGCCTCCCGAGACTAATGAGGAG TTGCCTGTTGCAAATTCACTTGAGGATCCATCTCTAGTCAAGCCAACTCCTATCCTTCTTGAAGATACACTAGGAACTGATTCTCCTCTTGAGGAAATATCTGTGGTCCAGCGATATCCTTAG